Proteins encoded within one genomic window of Thermomicrobiales bacterium:
- a CDS encoding LuxR C-terminal-related transcriptional regulator, producing MSHQPPVALTNPDPPQPGNGHSRIGPAKFTRPRTPAGLVAREAQIAFLNRHAATPLTLLVGPAGYGKSTLVSTWLSRSCIPHAWLFVDEHDADPTVFTRSIVEAVRRSSPELIPESIALLQDEHAPFQQLLSVFVEEISLAPAPYVLVIDDFHRAETPGTTAMLAMLLRSIGATPSIVIISRARPNLPLDELRAYGELAELGSDELRFDESQSRAVVEQSVDRVLPAEVVEEIIEQADGWVVGLRLLAASPEPARASPPGVDTTRSSILEPSVARYLFAEVIEQQPPDIQEFLLRTSLLEFLQPAFCDKLTARTDSDAVLASLAHQDLFIQLVDRQGGIYRYHPLFRDALMNRLKQSRSDEDVQSLFRVAAHEYEIAGDFEWATHFHILAGDWDAALAQVHEQAVDWMLNDQLSLLEQWTGRFPIEILFQDRLLTYCRAWVLVRLGRTYQCEEFVTLARQNIDVQDDTLLDLRLDSVIAYVHLLRYESQPGLRIVRRWLDDFPLPGTFEHLTFMVFECLFFFFDGQPIKASAFLEQIRAVIESTGRPWLDSLETGYRGRVLMETGENLRAKALFRQAVELGERSNAQPLHYAHLLLAQACLESLELRSARSNAIRCLELAYTLGTTVHSSPASQVLADVAMVRGDRHETDQHIQQAIAVARSSGLHGQLRDALARRAHYSISAGDPDSASQWATKLLAGELHLGDFQGYKEHSVLARYLISVGQVNEGLAIVDALLERARIDHRRRHEFEMIILRAWGMWRQGDQLGAMAQFRPALRRAIEHQWTYTLAQDVLPLSPMLEQISSDPELGTFARTILRERRDQLQAQVVLDSTGSPLTPRERDMLAGLLTGKSNRELADEMFISEYTVKRHLSNLYTKLGVSSRAQAIAFFANRVDD from the coding sequence ATCGACATGCCGCGACTCCATTGACGCTCCTCGTCGGGCCTGCCGGCTATGGAAAGTCAACGCTGGTTTCGACATGGTTGAGCAGATCGTGCATTCCGCATGCCTGGCTCTTCGTGGACGAGCACGATGCCGACCCAACGGTGTTCACCCGCTCGATTGTCGAGGCGGTCCGACGCTCCAGCCCAGAGCTGATTCCGGAATCGATCGCGCTGCTCCAGGATGAGCACGCTCCATTCCAACAGTTGTTGTCGGTTTTCGTCGAAGAGATCTCTCTCGCCCCTGCGCCCTACGTTCTCGTCATCGATGATTTTCACCGTGCCGAGACACCTGGCACCACCGCAATGCTCGCCATGCTCCTGCGGAGCATTGGAGCGACACCGAGCATTGTGATCATTTCGCGCGCGCGCCCGAACCTGCCGCTCGACGAATTGCGAGCGTATGGCGAACTGGCCGAGCTGGGTAGCGATGAGCTGCGTTTCGATGAAAGCCAATCACGTGCGGTGGTCGAGCAGTCGGTCGACCGCGTATTGCCGGCGGAAGTTGTCGAGGAGATCATCGAGCAAGCGGATGGATGGGTTGTCGGACTTCGATTGTTGGCCGCCTCGCCCGAACCCGCAAGAGCATCGCCCCCGGGAGTAGATACCACACGCTCATCGATTCTGGAACCAAGCGTGGCGCGGTACCTCTTTGCGGAGGTCATCGAGCAACAGCCGCCAGACATCCAGGAGTTTCTGCTGCGCACATCCCTCCTGGAGTTTCTGCAGCCAGCGTTCTGCGACAAGCTCACCGCGCGCACGGACAGTGACGCTGTGCTTGCCTCATTGGCGCATCAGGACCTCTTTATCCAGCTGGTCGACCGGCAGGGCGGGATCTACCGCTATCACCCGCTTTTTCGCGATGCGCTGATGAACCGCCTGAAGCAATCGCGCTCGGACGAGGACGTCCAGAGTCTCTTTCGCGTTGCCGCGCATGAATATGAAATAGCCGGCGACTTCGAGTGGGCAACGCATTTTCACATCCTGGCGGGCGACTGGGACGCAGCGCTTGCGCAGGTGCACGAGCAAGCGGTCGATTGGATGTTGAACGACCAACTCTCGCTGCTCGAACAGTGGACCGGCCGTTTCCCAATCGAAATCCTGTTTCAGGATCGACTCTTGACGTACTGCCGAGCGTGGGTCCTGGTCCGCCTGGGCCGCACCTACCAATGCGAGGAGTTCGTCACCCTCGCGCGTCAGAACATCGATGTGCAAGACGACACCCTGCTCGACCTTCGCCTCGATTCGGTCATCGCCTACGTCCACCTTCTGCGCTACGAGTCCCAGCCGGGACTGCGCATTGTGCGGCGGTGGCTGGACGACTTTCCGCTGCCAGGAACGTTTGAGCACCTTACCTTCATGGTGTTCGAATGCCTGTTCTTCTTCTTCGACGGTCAGCCAATCAAGGCGAGCGCTTTCCTGGAGCAGATCCGTGCTGTCATCGAATCGACCGGACGGCCATGGCTCGACAGTCTCGAAACGGGCTACCGCGGTCGAGTGCTGATGGAAACCGGCGAGAACCTGCGGGCGAAGGCGCTTTTCCGGCAGGCGGTCGAGTTGGGCGAACGCTCGAACGCGCAGCCATTGCACTATGCGCACCTGCTGCTTGCCCAGGCATGTCTCGAATCGCTGGAGCTTCGTTCCGCCCGCAGCAATGCGATTCGCTGTCTCGAGCTGGCCTACACGCTTGGCACCACCGTCCACTCCTCGCCGGCATCTCAAGTGCTCGCGGATGTGGCAATGGTGCGAGGCGACCGGCACGAGACTGACCAACACATTCAGCAAGCAATTGCTGTTGCGCGAAGCTCAGGACTCCACGGCCAGTTGCGGGACGCGCTTGCCCGCCGCGCGCACTATTCGATTTCTGCTGGCGATCCTGACAGCGCCTCGCAGTGGGCCACCAAACTCTTGGCTGGCGAGCTGCATCTGGGTGACTTCCAGGGGTACAAAGAGCACAGTGTGCTGGCCCGCTATCTCATCTCGGTGGGTCAGGTGAACGAAGGACTGGCCATCGTCGATGCGTTGCTCGAACGGGCTCGCATCGATCACCGTCGCAGGCATGAGTTCGAAATGATAATCCTGCGTGCCTGGGGAATGTGGCGTCAGGGCGATCAACTTGGCGCTATGGCGCAGTTTCGGCCGGCATTGCGCCGCGCAATCGAGCACCAGTGGACGTACACGCTCGCGCAGGACGTTCTCCCGCTCTCACCGATGCTGGAACAAATCAGCTCCGATCCAGAACTGGGAACGTTTGCCCGGACGATACTGCGCGAGCGGCGCGATCAGTTGCAAGCGCAGGTGGTGCTGGATTCGACAGGTTCTCCGTTGACGCCCAGAGAGCGCGACATGTTGGCCGGGCTGCTGACCGGCAAATCCAACCGCGAGCTCGCTGACGAGATGTTCATCTCGGAGTACACCGTCAAGCGGCACCTCTCCAATCTCTACACCAAGTTGGGCGTCTCCAGCCGAGCGCAAGCAATCGCGTTCTTCGCAAACCGGGTGGACGACTAA